The following DNA comes from Hemibagrus wyckioides isolate EC202008001 linkage group LG05, SWU_Hwy_1.0, whole genome shotgun sequence.
TTTCACAGACATAAATCTGTGAAAGTGATCATTGTAGAAAAATATTCTCatttagttattatttaaataatgagcaGAATGTAGAGTAAGATTATTTGGTTATAGCTTCTAGAAGTGAGGTAAAAACTAAGGTGATTGTACATGAGATGTGTTAGTCAGGTACTTTAGAACAAATGAAGTGAATGTGAATGATAAATGATCTTTTAATCTCAGGTATAATGGTCAACGTTTGGAAACAAACATGGTGGTCATCGAAGTCAAGCCTCTTTCTGGATTCAGGGTGGACGAGACGTCGGTGCAGCTTGTGAACGGCAATTCAAATGTAACGTGACCCTTAACTGGAAGTGTAAAACATGAACATTGatctaaatatttatatatacaatttTTCATAATAATTTGTCTTAAACATAAGTTGTTAACGTGGTGAAACTGAACCAAGaactatttaaaatatttaactgAAAAAACACAACTATTCAAAGTATCAGCTAATTGACCGCTTTTCATATTGATGCTTCAGTTATTACTTTGACTATATTTACTCCAGTCAACTGATGGAGCTGTGAAACGTGTCGATCAAATTGAGGGCAAAGCAATCATCTATCTGAATGAAGTAagatatacaaacacacacacacacacacttctgtctcaTTAACCCTCAAGTTCAGATCATTTAAATTTAATCAAAATTTAATCCAGCTTGGTTGTACATTCACTTGCAACAGAGACAACCTCTGAAATGGTTTCGCAGGTACTGGCCACAAGTAATTGCTTTCTCCTACTAGTAGCATAAGGCATTGCTTACAACCCAATCAGGTTACACAGGTAATCCAGCTCCTCCAAAATGGCACATCCATACATGCCATCGCAAGGAAATTTGGTCTCTCTCCCAGCACAGTTTCAAGCATAGAGGAGATTCCAGAAGATCAATTAAACAAGGAAAGCTGGACAGGGACATAAAAGGGCAACCCAGCAGCAATAccggtatctgctcctttgtgtaagaaggaaaaggaagagcACTGCCAGAGCACTACAAAATGACATCCAGTAGGCTACTGGTGTCTGTGACTCCATGAGGATGGCATAAGGGCCTGACATCCGCTAGTGGGACCTGTGCTTACATCCTAGCACACTGCAGCTTGATTTGAATTTGCTAGAGAACAACAGAATTGGCAGGTCCACCACTGGCGCTCTGTTCTCTTCACAGATGACATGTGAAGCACATGTAAAGAGGTAAAAGAGTCTTTAGATGCCATGGGGAATTATAATGCCTGCATTATCATCCAGCATGACCAGATTGGCAAAGGGTCGATGATGGTCTGGGGAGGAATATCCTTAAAAGGGCACAGAGACCTCCAAGTGTTAACCAACAGTacctttattattaattctCAGAGTCATTGTCAAATCTTGCACTGGTGTAGTGGGCCATGGGTTTCTACTGGTGCATAAAAATGCCTGGCCTCATGTAGCCAGAGTGTCATGGCAGTTTCTGGATGATGAAGGCACTGATGAAACTGACAGGCCCGCACATTtcccagacctgaatccaattGAGAACTTCTGGGATGTTATGTATCAGAGCACCCAAAAGCTCCAAATAGCACCTCTATTGAGAAGGTCTACTGGTCTACctctgtctcactgtagagAAGCTCACTGATGCCCATATCCAGGTCTGGGAGGAGATCTCCCAAGAAAATCATGCAAATTAGATCTGCCTGTAATTTaaatttttcactttattttgggtgtgtttttggtttCCCTTACCCATTGTCACATAATTTTACTAATACTGGATGTAGTTTTATATTCCCACAAAATACTAAAATCTCccatacaagaaaaaaaagtaagatcACAGGCTGGATGAAGATGGCTGTGCTGGATTTAAGTTAAACAGCGGGTCAGCTATATGGTTGAAAGTTTTATTATCCCTATTATCCCTATGGTGTTTTAGAACTAGAATTTGTGTAATTTCACACAaaccacattttctttttactcaTTAAAGAATGACAAAGCAAACTTTTTTGATTCTTTTAAAGTTAGATTTATCATTCTAGAATGTCAGTTGCATTATAGCAGCAATATTCAGTTGTTCCCTCACCGGCCTTAGTTTTCTTATTCATcctccatttctttttctttttctgttattaagacaaataaatacagtttgtcatgttacagagaaaccagaaagcatCAAGTACTCTAtcctgaagatgtcagaaaataaaaaaattagttTTACCTTGGACAGTTGCTGATAAATTGTCTAAAACGTGTTTAGTTACTGTACCCCATCCTTCTGCAATTGCATGCAGCAGTATGCTGAACAGAAATAATTTTGTCTGATAACTCTGTCTGATTTAGCTGACAAATGGAGAGGAGAAGGTGTACACCCTGACAATCATACAAGACCTTCCAGTGGAGGACCTAAAACCAGCTGTTGTTAAGGTTTATGACTATTATGAGACCGGTATGTGTGCTATACATCTGTACTAACCATTACTCTACACCTACCTATCTACAGCAAttatacacagagctcagaCTCTATCTGTGTCCCTTAACATGTGAACTAAAGCATG
Coding sequences within:
- the LOC131352541 gene encoding alpha-2-macroglobulin-like; the protein is MVVIEVKPLSGFRVDETSVQLVNGNSNSTDGAVKRVDQIEGKAIIYLNELTNGEEKVYTLTIIQDLPVEDLKPAVVKVYDYYETGEQAATEYTSPCPVQ